One Aegilops tauschii subsp. strangulata cultivar AL8/78 chromosome 7, Aet v6.0, whole genome shotgun sequence genomic window carries:
- the LOC109782295 gene encoding F-box protein At5g07610, with translation MSDPADISHPGEEGRASPHARYTKQSGTAIDILADDLLVEILSRVPAKSLLRFRCVSSHWLALIDHPDHRKRLPQTPAGFFYDNKYTVEWFLQPPLHFTSFPGKRCPPIDTSCSFLPNHERIHLLDCCNGLLLCRWCDASAEGEESRYVVCNPATEKWVVLPSSGKATSEVATARLGFDPALSPHFHVFELVEEQEPNWHPHIAGVAVYSSQTGGWVYKEQRWNKQIRPIDRLSTFVFLDGYLHFQANARRLSSHLAVVDTEGETWMSFSVPGGLVDGFIQRSQGRLHYANFQRGGDSVIRLVVYVLNDYQSRKWILKHSIEASHIFRGMDAYLEGGFDWIAMDFDWITIHPECNTIFFTAGWGTTFMCYNMDLQQVKVISNLEDGWPAYLTYVPLYAELQSLHAL, from the coding sequence atgTCCGACCCCGCAGATATCTCTCACCCGGGGGAGGAAGGCCGCGCTTCTCCTCATGCCCGGTACACGAAGCAGAGCGGGACGGCGATCGACATACTCGCCGACGATCTCCTCGTCGAGATCCTCTCGCGCGTCCCCGCCAAGTCGCTCCTCCGCTTCAGGTGCGTCTCCAGCCACTGGCTGGCCCTCATCGACCACCCCGACCACCGCAAAAGGCTCCCCCAAACCCCGGCCGGCTTCTTCTACGACAACAAGTACACCGTCGAGTGGTTTCTGCAACCACCTCTCCACTTCACCAGTTTCCCGGGGAAACGGTGCCCTCCGATCGACACCTCTTGCTCCTTCCTGCCCAACCATGAGCGCATCCATCTGTTGGACTGCTGCAACGGCCTCCTCCTCTGCCGCTGGTGCGACGCCTCCGCCGAGGGTGAAGAGTCCCGTTACGTCGTGTGCAATCCCGCCACGGAGAAGTGGGTGGTGTTGCCGAGCTCCGGCAAGGCCACCAGCGAGGTGGCCACCGCTCGTTTGGGCTTCGACCCAGCCCTGTCGCCGCATTTCCATGTGTTTGAGTTGGTAGAGGAGCAGGAGCCAAACTGGCACCCTCACATCGCCGGAGTGGCAGTGTATTCGTCTCAAACTGGAGGATGGGTTTATAAGGAACAGAGATGGAACAAACAAATTAGGCCCATTGATCGTCTGTCGACATTTGTCTTTCTTGATGGCTATCTGCATTTTCAAGCCAATGCTCGTCGGTTATCCAGTCATCTAGCTGTGGTAGACACAGAGGGGGAAACATGGATGAGCTTCAGTGTCCCTGGTGGTTTGGTTGACGGTTTTATTCAGCGGTCGCAGGGCCGGCTGCATTATGCCAATTTTCAGAGAGGTGGAGATAGTGTCATTAGATTGGTAGTTTATGTTCTGAACGACTATCAAAGCAGAAAATGGATATTGAAGCACAGCATCGAAGCTTCACACATATTTCGAGGGATGGATGCCTACCTTGAAGGAGGTTTTGATTGGATTGCGATGGATTTTGATTGGATTACGATTCATCCGGAATGCAACACGATATTCTTCACTGCTGGGTGGGGTACCACATTCATGTGCTATAATATGGATCTTCAGCAAGTCAAAGTGATCTCCAATCTTGAAGATGGCTGGCCGGCATATCTGACATATGTGCCGTTGTATGCAGAGTTACAGTCATTGCACGCTTTATAA